Within the Macrobrachium rosenbergii isolate ZJJX-2024 chromosome 25, ASM4041242v1, whole genome shotgun sequence genome, the region ttGACAGACATTGCAACTAAAACAGTTCAGGAATAATCATATGCCGATGTGAAACACCTTTAATCTTGCCGCACTGTTTAATCACAAGTTTCGTAATAAATCACTCGTCaagatataaataaaggcaacatTCTAAGAGGATATTCAATAACCCTAACAACATCACTGATTTGAATACGGACTTTATTAGCATTTTAAGCTATAGTACTATTCATTTTCATCTGACTCGTAACAAggcttcttaatttatttttcatccccaCCAACATAAATTTAGGTTTATTTTCAGTTGGCTTTTGTTGCTTAAACGCTGTATATTACTTAATACTGGTAAGGatattattcagtttctctttttgtACCTTCGATGTCGTTAATGGAGAAATGGAATTGGGTGCTATCTGCAAAGTACCAATTGCAGTTAGGTGCAGAAAAGGGCATAGGGCAGAGAGTGTtatatgatacacacatacacacacacacacacacacacacacacacatatatatatatatatatatatatatatatatatatatatatatatatatatatatattaactttatcacatacacaattgttctgtgcattagtagaattactaaaggacctcattcaaactggatggtatctaatagagttttttttaaaaagttacaagctttcttggacaaacagtccacattatcaagtatccgtatccgtactgatacttgataatgtggactgtttgtccaagaaagcttgtaactttttctgaataaaaaactctgttagataccatccagtttgaatgaggtccttttagtaataatatatatatatatatatatatatatatatatatatatatatatatatatatatatatatatatatatatatatatatatatatatatatatatatatatatatatatatatatatatatatatatatattcttaacttCTCAATGTAAACAGACTGCGTCAGACTTCCTCATGGAAAAGTCTGACGCAGTCTCTTGCATTACAGATGATAACGatgacaaatatgtcaaataaTTTCTAGAGTTACTTGAAAGCCACGACCTCGTAAATGTTGTGAAAAAGCCGACATCATTATTGAACCATACTGTTGACCtagtgatacaaaacaaaaacaaagagattGTGAGTGACATACAAGTTGAGCCTGACTGCGCGATATCTCCAATACATAAACTAGttacatttagtataaatatctgaaaaggttatacactgaaaaaactatcacttacagaaacaaaaccaactttaaagctgatgaatttattgttgagagcatcaagaaaataagagaaacaagccAGGAGTGCAGGTGTAATTTGATAATAACTTGATAGGCGACCAAGTATGTGTAAGCTGTTTTACATTCTATAACAAAAGTATATTGGCGTCAAGCTACAACGATAATTGTCCTGAAGTAACAAggcaaataatagttaaagaaaatgccaaatggtttaacagtgaattacgtgaagctaagtaaagaaaagaagaatggaagatctatggaaaagatcgAAAGAATCAAGAAGCAGTGAAAATTGGTCACTGTATAAAACAGCTAGAAATCATCacgacttgattatgaaaaccaagaaaatatgttacaataaaatgtttagtgtagagaaaaatccccccaaaatccatgacaatttagCCGGAATATTGGGATTCAAGAAAGCAAAAGTTTCACCTGATGTAACTAGTAACTACAAAAACCTGGCCGATAActttgtgaactactttgaagaaaaaattaaaagaatctgTCATAGTTTAGATAAGGAGATCCCTCCTGATCTTCCGGTGATCGCAGTGAGAAATAGCAAATTCAGTAAGcttaaagaactgaacatgaatgactttgacaaaacgatgagaaaagtaaaaaacacctaTTGTGAAAATGATCTGTTTCCCATAAAAGgcaaaaaactttgatcagttgcgggagctatattttgatattgtcaacaTGAGTCTAGCACAGACATCTTTCCCAAATatagtgaaaagcttgcttgtataaagccggcctataaaggaaaaggtgatgaggaaaatctaagcttctatagaccaatatcgaacctatcgtacttatcaaaacttatagaaacggaagttcacaaacaaacatggaaacacttcaaacaattcaacattatacctgatgatcagtcagcatacagaaaaaatcgctcaacagagactacattgtgtgcaattataaatgatatggtagaaattatagcaaatggaaaatgtggcatcctggttatgCTTGACCTAATGCAGCATTTGACACATTTGACCacaatctactgcttgaagacctgagagcagtaggcattgaagatgacgtacacaaatggtacaaaagctacttagataataggaaggttacagtggttatatcatctgtgaaatcagaaaagaaaggcctaacaaaatgagtgccccaaggcagcgttctgggtccactgtTATTTGGCATTGACACAACTGAATTATCTAGAATTataaataagcacaaggttaagtataaactggATGCGGATGGTActcagttctattttcctgtcgaacggtagaagacaccattagtaaaattgatgcaataatgaaagatataaaaaaaaatggatgtcggcgaagaaactgaaacttaatgaagacaaaactgagagtatgctatttggatctgactgtgcactacgaaaatatgaacacttcaaaagaaaaactgttggttcgtcaacaataaatattgcaGCAGCAGCCAGCAAGaaacttaggagtatttattgataacaAATTGTCGATGAAGagccatatattgcatattacaaaaacctgcaAGTACTATATTAGaaaaattgcatttattagaaaacacctaaacgaagatactctgaaaacagcaatttgcaactaAATACTTTCGAGGtttgactactgcaacgttatatactaaGGCCTCCCTAACTACtgtgatgggtcgttttaccaccacaacatacacttgtataattattcaatactagtattcactaaccagaatacgaaattcacagtaagtgaaatcgtaaacacaagaaccaccagaggaggaaaactagctaatacattgtgacaataatttaacatttaaaaataaagctaagacaaatcaactaattaaataatgacaacaagatgacacctcctctcccaaaagattttttttttcaaaaaaaaaaaaaaaattaaagtaaataatatttcaaattcaaatttaaaagtaaaatataaaataatcacttataacaaaaatagtcaaacaacagaaataatgatttcataaaatctgtgaaaaaaaaaccaattatataattagagcatgataccaaaaacaaaatgagggACGGGGTGGCAAAAGAACAAGGATGCAGCTCACAAGAAAGGCACTAACATAATAtcaagattaacaaaatatcaaaagtaacccaatatcatacaatacaaattcaaaatattacacaatacagaaaaccaacaccaACCCAATAGCTCCAAGGCTCTCACATAGGTACATAATCAAGAGCTACATTGCTCCACCGGATTCCACATATTTGTTCATAGGCCATAACTATTTTTACACACTAACGGTTTCTCACTTCATATCTCACATCGCTCATTGCAAAAATGTTCAGCGAACAAGAGTCATTTACACCACCGTGTCAACACACTAAATCACTATAAAAGTGTCCTACCGAGTACACACCTATAATGGACGACACAGAGAAAACCAGCACAGTTTTCCCCTGCGCAACCTGAACACGCAAAACTTTCGTGAAGCGTAGTTATGCCTGAAAACACAGAATACCCGGATTAGTAGCTATCATTTCATTAAGTAAACTCTCTGATTAACACCTCAACTGCATAATCAATCACCTAACAGTGTCTTACCATGTCTCAACGACCATCAACAACCGCCTATGCTACTCATCAGTagcataaaaactataataataatatccgcaAAAGCGTATTCCAGAAATAACACACCACCAATCTATCTTAAAATTACCCTTGCCACAAAATTCAAACGAATACCATCTTTACCTTCAcctataaacttaatattaaacataactaaTTTTACAGTCCGACATTTATGGaattcctgtaaagaaaaattcagattaatacatattcattatccttatacactcatctacttctaagaatacaaacctaactacctacttcaacagcacacacaccgcaattagaacgatacagatactaccttaatATCCGCAGAGCCCCTTGCCAGAATCCCTACCCAACGCTGCGAGAGAGAGCATCAGCCACTACATTATCTTTTCCCGGTACATGAGAAAACTGCAAgttccattcttgcaacatgatACTCCACCGCATCagacgttgatttttatttttgtatctgttgatgaaggtcaatggattatgatctgtcataatctttattggagttcctgtggaagatagataaacagaaaaatgattaatggccaaGATTAATGCGAGTGTTTCCTTCTCGACCGTCGAATATTTGCGTTGAGCGGAGGTTAATTTCTTCGAAAAGAACGCTACCGGGTGAGAAACGCCTTGCTCGTCGTTCTGTAATAAGACCGCTCCGACACCGACGTCACTTGCGTCAGTGGCAAGCGAAAATGGGAGGTCGAAATCCGGAGCCCTAAGAATGGGGAAACTGAGTAGTATCCCCTTCAAACTTTCAAAAGCATTCTGCGCTTCCTTCGTCCAAATGAACGCGACCTTCTTTTTCAATAGGTTAGTAAGTGGAACAGCGATGTCAGAGAAATTCTTTACAAACCGACGATAATACCCTAGCAAACCTAAGAACTTCCTGACATCCCTTCGGCACTTAGGAACAGAAATCTTTTCAATAGCCTCCACATTTGCTTGTTTAGGGTAACTTTACCATCTCCAACTACATGACCCAAATAAACAACCTTCGcttttgcaaattcacttttctttaaattaaccaCCAAACCAGCTTTCTTCAATACCTCAAACAATGCCTTAATACGCTTCAAATGTGTGTCCCAGtcgtcactataaataacaatgtcatcaatataaaccacacaaccttctaaaccatacaccagcgtgttcattaacctttgaaaagtggcggcggcatttttcataccaaacggcataacACGACATTGAAACAACCCTTGAGGTGTAACGAAAGCTGACAAGGCTCTTGCTCGTTTCGacaaaggaacttgccaataaccttttaacaaatcaaatttacttatatatttagactTCCCCATGCGATCAATGCAATCTTCTATCCGTGGCAAAGGATAACTATCGGGTTTTGTAACCTCATTAACTCTCCTATAATCAAAACACATACGAAACTCTCCATCAGGTTTCTTAACCAACACCACAGGTGACGACCAAGGGCTTTGCTTGGTTCGATCAAaccatgttttaacatatattccacCTCTTTGCAACAACTTCACTCTTAAAAGGATTTAATCTATATGGCGATTGTTTCACTGGCGTGGCATTACCAACATCCACGTCATGTTCTAAGACAGATGTTCGACCTGGTACATccgaaaacaattctttataatcGAACACCAACTTCTTTAGAGACCTACGTTTATCAAAACTCAAATGAGaaactgaactatcaaaattttcaaagaagttttattacctgttggaaagttaccatcattaccatatttatcttcattaaattcttcctctgaaaaagaataaatattattattacaatttacaacCTCCCCAACTGTTGCCACAGGAATGACTTTATCCCTTTCCTTATATTCCTTTAACATATTAATATGGCAAAGTTGAAAGGGTTTCCTCCGTTCAGGAGTTTCTACCAAATAATTAACCTcgcttattttttcaaaactttccaaggacctgaaaatgaagcttttaacgaaTTACCTGGAAGAGGTAACAACACTAATACCTTGTCGCCTTCAGCGAAGTTACGAATTTTGGTCTTCCTGTCaaagaagtatttcattcttctctgactACACAACAAATTCTCACGAGCAAATTCCCAGGCCTTCGTcattttatcacccaaattagtcagataatctaataaattaatatcaggaATGTCACCTTCCCATGACTCTCTTACAACATCAAGCGGACCCCGAACACAATgcccaaaaaccaaattaaatggggataaaccaagagactgacttggagccgaccgaaaagcaaataaaagatatggCAATTCTTTGTCCCACTCAGAGCCGTGACTTAGACAATATTTCCTAATCATCGATTTCAGAGtttgatgaaacctctccagagcaccctgactttccggatgataagGAGATGAAGTCACATGCTTAATACCCaattctgccattttctccttaaaatatttgctaacaaaGTTTGTACCACAATCAGATTGAACCACCTTAGGCATTCCGAACCtagtaaaaagttaattaatacctcaacaatttttacacttttgatgGATCGTAGAGGAATTGCTTCTGGATAACGGGACATTTTATCCATCAtggtgaaaatatactcattcccacTACGAGTCCTGGGCAACGGCCCGACAAcatcaatgataatttccttaaaaggttCAGAAACCACAGGGATGGGACATAAAGGAGCTTTTGGAATAACTTGGTTTGGCTTACCGACCTTCTGACAGATACTACAGCTATTGACAAATTTCTTCACGTCGGATTTCAATTTGGGCCAGTAATAATCCTTAAGCAATTTCCCAGCTGTCTTGTGGATTCCGAAATGACCCGCCAAACCATTATCATGTGCCAACGACATCAAGCCAATCCTGTGAACATAAGGAACCAATATCTGTTTTAAGACTTCATGTGCACTATTGCCAGCCTCTCTA harbors:
- the LOC136852234 gene encoding uncharacterized protein, producing MCTIDVLELLSGEGWQARLAELDRLELEQVAQHLEIEFDSSVRKGLLLLKVYDYVKTVKTEGEMKWPQEYWTTLIQSKLIGRAQKVYVTLDESLSSDYDNVKAIVLKAYELVPEAYRQRFRNLQKDREQTFVEFARGILKLAIVNRFPVKDVDIVLGNDVAYKNNQDPILMNREIAVVTRSRASGVDAAESTTDVDCSSLERSISSSSGSKLVVDRNIAKDLPNWTKEELIKAQKQEFQDLPVESGEVDDLTVPKFKIINNILYRLSRPREAGNSAHEVLKQILVPYVHRIGLMSLAHDNGLAGHFGIHKTAGKLLKDYYWPKLKSDVKKFVNSCSICQKVGKPNQVIPKAPLCPIPVVSEPFKEIIIDVVGPLPRTRSGNEYIFTMMDKMSRYPEAIPLRSIKSVKIVEEKMAELGIKHVTSSPYHPESQGALERFHQTLKSMIRKYCLSHGSEWDKELPYLLFAFRSAPSQSLGLSPFNLVFGHCVRGPLDVVRESWEGDIPDINLLDYLTNLGDKMTKAWEFARENLLCSQRRMKYFFDRKTKIRNFAEGDKVLVLLPLPEEEFNEDKYGNDGNFPTGGIYVKTWFDRTKQSPWSSPVVLVKKPDGEFRMCFDYRRVNEVTKPDSYPLPRIEDCIDRMGKSKYISKFDLLKGYWQVPLSKRARALSAFVTPQGLFQCRVMPFGMKNAAATFQRLMNTLVYGLEGCVVYIDDIVIYSDDWDTHLKRIKALFEVLKKAGLVVNLKKSEFAKAKVVYLGHVVGDGTPIKIMTDHNPLTFINRYKNKNQRLMRWSIMLQEWNLQFSHVPGKDNEFHKCRTVKLVMFNIKFIGEGDSVHQTMNLEHSAHSEVLVEELTVHHADSPRQRSLTYSPAPGRSHTRGPREVGGVGPSVTPVADFQVMTKLCWKGVFSD